From one Streptomyces sp. SCSIO 30461 genomic stretch:
- a CDS encoding ComF family protein encodes MRGWWQEIAGLVLPVACPGCGRPRTTLCEECVVALTGREPQRVRPCPEPVGLPAVFAAAGYEGAVRALLLAHKERGALGLAGLLGGALSGAVAAALAQVPDRVPGESGSVLLVPVPSARHAVRARGQDAARRVAAAAACALRHGGVPARVLPVLRQCRPVADQSGLTARLRLANMAGALGVVPGAERLLEGRTAVLVDDLVTTGASLAEAARALRAARRRDSATSAVPPGPVAVVAAVVAAPVAAFTGSRGEAGHRFAEPTRWPGRCSQ; translated from the coding sequence ATGCGGGGCTGGTGGCAGGAGATCGCCGGGCTGGTGCTGCCGGTGGCCTGCCCCGGCTGCGGGCGTCCTCGTACGACGCTGTGCGAGGAGTGCGTCGTGGCGCTGACCGGCAGGGAGCCGCAGCGAGTGCGGCCGTGTCCGGAGCCGGTTGGGCTGCCCGCGGTGTTCGCGGCGGCCGGGTACGAGGGCGCCGTGCGGGCTCTTCTGCTGGCGCACAAGGAGCGGGGTGCGCTGGGGCTGGCCGGACTGCTCGGTGGGGCGCTGTCGGGCGCGGTGGCGGCAGCGCTGGCCCAGGTACCGGACCGGGTGCCCGGAGAGTCGGGTTCCGTGCTTCTGGTGCCTGTCCCGTCGGCTCGGCACGCGGTGCGGGCACGCGGACAGGACGCGGCACGCCGTGTCGCGGCGGCGGCCGCGTGTGCACTGCGTCATGGAGGGGTCCCGGCTCGGGTGCTTCCGGTGTTGCGGCAGTGCCGACCGGTGGCGGATCAGTCGGGCCTCACAGCTCGCCTGAGGCTGGCGAACATGGCCGGTGCTCTGGGGGTGGTCCCCGGCGCTGAGCGGCTGCTGGAAGGCCGCACAGCCGTGCTGGTGGACGATCTCGTGACGACGGGTGCCTCGCTGGCCGAGGCGGCGCGGGCGTTGCGTGCCGCGCGGCGCCGCGACTCCGCCACATCGGCCGTACCGCCCGGGCCTGTCGCCGTCGTCGCGGCGGTCGTGGCGGCACCGGTCGCGGCGTTCACCGGCTCGCGCGGGGAAGCGGGACACCGATTCGCGGAACCCACTCGATGGCCTGGACGTTGCAGCCAGTGA
- a CDS encoding LpqB family beta-propeller domain-containing protein yields MGAERRRHGRARVMRSAALPTCAALLLGGCASMPDSGDVEQVKATQGADSQVRVLAVAPREGAEPGEIVDGFLEAMTSDDPSFATARKYLTKRAAKEWKPQEQTTVLTEAPEWDLDVEKDAPDRTYNLRGEQIATVDRGAYAAVPSTQYNGSLRLVQESAPDGKGKEWRIDYAPGGLLLGESDFQRNYGSVNRYYYTSGEKSVVADPVYIRQRQDPVTRMDPVAQTVSSLFDGPTTWLRPVVTSPFPKGTALKAGTTTLTPDDQNVLRLPLNEKASHVGRTACHNMASLVLLTLRGLTSPRVDQVQLQRSDGGTLCVLSAAQAERQPPVLRADNVYFVDDAGRMAVTAPTGTLDQFTAVRGPFGTGELHIGSLAVARNEERAAAVSQDGQYLYAASIISDEKLGAPLASSTGARPEDRLSAPSWDRGDLWVADRNPAGPRLLRFAGGRGAPQEVSVATLDGARIESLKLASDGVRIALLLTKDGKSSLKIGRVERRENADGTTAFSVTDLQSAAPRLEGVTAVSWAGPSRLVVVGKETRGVQQVRYIATDGSLSPAGGVPGLNKVSAIAASDDEEQPLVAVSDDGLVRLAPSANWQTLIDKGSLPVYPG; encoded by the coding sequence GTGGGCGCTGAGCGTCGCCGTCACGGCCGAGCGCGCGTGATGCGGTCCGCCGCGCTGCCCACCTGTGCGGCACTGCTGCTGGGTGGGTGTGCGTCGATGCCGGACAGTGGGGATGTCGAGCAGGTGAAAGCCACCCAGGGCGCGGACTCGCAGGTGCGGGTGCTCGCGGTGGCCCCCCGCGAGGGTGCCGAGCCCGGGGAGATCGTCGACGGCTTTCTCGAAGCCATGACGAGTGACGATCCGAGCTTCGCGACGGCACGCAAGTACTTGACCAAGCGGGCCGCCAAGGAGTGGAAGCCGCAGGAGCAGACCACGGTGCTGACCGAGGCCCCCGAGTGGGACCTCGACGTGGAGAAGGACGCGCCCGACCGCACGTACAACCTCCGCGGCGAGCAGATCGCCACGGTGGACCGGGGCGCGTACGCGGCGGTGCCGTCGACCCAGTACAACGGCTCGCTGCGGCTCGTCCAGGAGAGTGCGCCGGACGGCAAGGGCAAGGAGTGGCGCATCGACTACGCCCCGGGCGGTCTGCTGCTCGGGGAGAGCGACTTCCAGCGCAACTACGGTTCCGTCAACCGTTACTACTACACATCCGGTGAGAAGTCGGTGGTCGCGGACCCGGTGTACATCCGGCAGCGGCAGGACCCGGTCACCCGGATGGACCCGGTCGCGCAGACCGTGTCGTCCCTCTTCGACGGGCCGACGACCTGGCTCAGGCCGGTGGTCACCTCGCCCTTCCCCAAGGGCACCGCGCTCAAGGCGGGCACCACGACCCTGACGCCGGACGACCAGAACGTCCTGCGGCTGCCGCTCAACGAGAAGGCCTCCCACGTGGGGCGCACGGCCTGCCACAACATGGCCTCCCTGGTACTGCTCACCCTGCGTGGTCTGACCTCTCCACGAGTCGATCAGGTGCAGTTGCAGCGGTCCGACGGCGGCACTCTGTGCGTGCTCAGCGCCGCTCAGGCGGAGCGGCAACCGCCGGTGCTCCGGGCGGACAACGTGTACTTCGTCGACGATGCCGGTCGGATGGCCGTCACCGCGCCTACGGGGACCCTCGATCAGTTCACGGCGGTGCGCGGCCCGTTCGGCACAGGCGAGCTGCACATAGGCAGCCTCGCGGTCGCCCGCAACGAGGAGCGTGCCGCGGCCGTGTCCCAGGACGGCCAGTACCTCTACGCCGCCTCGATCATCTCCGACGAGAAGCTCGGGGCCCCTCTGGCGAGCAGTACCGGCGCACGGCCGGAGGACCGGCTGTCGGCACCGAGCTGGGACCGCGGCGATCTGTGGGTGGCCGACCGGAACCCCGCAGGGCCGCGACTGCTGCGTTTCGCGGGCGGCCGGGGAGCGCCGCAGGAGGTGAGCGTCGCCACGCTCGACGGCGCCCGGATCGAGTCGCTGAAACTGGCCTCCGACGGGGTGCGGATAGCGCTGCTGCTCACGAAGGACGGCAAGAGCTCCCTGAAGATCGGCCGGGTCGAGCGCAGGGAGAACGCGGACGGCACCACCGCGTTCTCCGTGACCGACCTGCAGTCGGCGGCGCCTCGGCTCGAGGGCGTGACCGCGGTGTCGTGGGCGGGGCCGAGCAGGCTTGTGGTGGTGGGCAAGGAGACGCGGGGCGTTCAGCAGGTGCGCTACATCGCCACGGACGGTTCACTGTCACCGGCCGGGGGCGTGCCAGGGCTGAACAAGGTGTCCGCCATCGCCGCGAGTGACGACGAGGAGCAGCCGCTGGTGGCGGTCTCCGATGACGGACTGGTGCGGCTGGCGCCGTCCGCGAACTGGCAGACGTTGATCGACAAGGGCTCTTTGCCGGTCTATCCCGGGTAG